The following proteins are co-located in the Mus pahari chromosome 14, PAHARI_EIJ_v1.1, whole genome shotgun sequence genome:
- the LOC110331670 gene encoding histone H3.3 yields MARTKQTARKSTGGKAPRKQLATKAARKSAPSTGGVKKPHRYRPGTVALREIRRYQKSTELLIRKLPFQRLVREIAQDFKTDLRFQSAAIGALQEASEAYLVGLFEDTNLCAIHAKRVTIMPKDIQLARRIRGERA; encoded by the exons ATGGCCCGAACCAAGCAGACCGCTAGGAAGTCCACCGGTGGGAAAGCCCCCCGCAAACAGCTGGCCACCAAGGCGGCTCGGAAAAGCGCGCCCTCTACCGGCGGGGTGAAGAAGCCTCACCGCTACAG GCCAGGGACCGTGGCTCTGAGAGAGATCCGTCGTTACCAGAAATCGACTGAGCTGCTCATCCGGAAGCTGCCGTTCCAGAGGTTGGTGAGGGAGATCGCCCAGGATTTCAAAACCGACTTGAGGTTTCAAAGTGCAGCCATCGGTGCCCTTCAG GAGGCTAGTGAAGCGTACCTGGTGGGGTTGTTTGAAGATACCAATCTGTGTGCCATCCACGCCAAGAGAGTCACCATCATGCCCAAAGACATCCAGTTGGCTCGCCGGATACGGGGGGAGAGAGCTTAA